CATCCGAGCGGGTGGATATATCCAAAAATGGAGGAAAAGAAATGAATAAGAAAATATCAGCAGTATTAATATCTGCGCTCATGGTGCTGACCATGTTTACAGCTTTGGTGCCTTCTGCATCAGCTGCAAGAACAGTACAGGCACCTTATGAGTTTATGGGTGTTGTAAATCAAACCCCAATAGACTCGGAATATTTCAATGTATCCGCAGAATCACGAACGAGTCCAAGTATTTTATACTATGACCTGGACGATCAAGCAGGTTATGAGACACTATCATTCTATACCTATATAGATGAAGAATTGACGATTAAGGAAGGTCACCTGACTTATACCACCAGTGCCTGGGATGATGAAGATGGCAATACATTTGTTGCCTGGCTTGGCGAGAAATATTATGTCGTCGAGAACTCTTCAAGCAAGTGGATCATCAGCGACCTTATCGTGGATGAAGATGATTCAGATGACCATCTCCTGAGAGTTGGCGAAACCCTTACTCTTGCTGAAGGCTGGTCTATCACCGCTCTTGAAATAGATGTGGATGGTAAGAAAGCATGGATGTCTCTGTCTAAAGACGGCGAAGAAGTTTCCAACAAGGTTGTCAAGGAATTTGGTTCTGATGATGCAGCCGGCACAGGGTACTTTGTTTATGAAGATGACCTTGGTGCAAACGATGATTCAGAAGTCATGAACTTTACTGTTGAGACCGTGTTCGCAGGTATGAATACCAATCTGGTGAAGATCAATGATATCGATTTGATTTCACTTGATGTCCTTGAGATCAAGAGTTCAACAAATGATGTTGTTAAAGACTTTGATGTTAAGAATATGAGCCAATACACGATAACCGTCGATAACGCCGATGATATATCACTGGCAGAAGATGGTGTCGTTGAAATCATGGATGACAGGTTCGCTATCAGAGTCACTGACGGTAAATCCATGGCAGGTCTTGGTAAAATCATTATCATCGAAGGCGATGGTACACACACAGCAACCAGGACAGCCACACCAACTCCAACCGTGACCCAAGTAGGTACAGAACCTGGAACAGGTACTGAACCCGGTACCGCTACAGCAACAGCAACAGCAACCGCAACTGAAGTCGTGCCCACCCCAACTCCCACAAAGGAGCCTGGATTTGAGGCAGTGTTCGCAGTAGCAGGTCTGCTCGCAGTAGCCTATCTGGTACTCAGACAGCGTGATTAAAGAGAACAAATATATTTGAATGAAGGGATTTTTTTATCCCTTCTTCTTTCTTTTTTAGGTCAAATTGATTACAGTATTATTCGTCGTAGGGGAATAGATTATGTTTTTTCACAAGAATATTCTAATCATTGGTTTTTTAATTTCAATCATTGTATTATCAGGTTGTACAGACAATACCGGCAATGAAGATCTGGCAGATATTCCGGAAGATACTTCAAGTTCTGATAACACATCGATAATTCCAGGAAATCTCAGCCTCATGGTCATAGTGGACCCATTACCAGATGGTTATGAGATTCTGGGGACACTCCCGATATCAGATGATTATGCTCAATATTCAGAAAATATTATCGATGCAAGAGAAGGAGCCTACAGGGATACAGAGAATACTGATGTTTTTCTGGATATAATAGAGTTAGATTCAAAGCAAGCAGCACTGGACTTCATTTCACGTTACAAATCACAGTATATACCTCTTGAGACTATAGAAAGATTTACTTCCATTTCATTTAACGGACATGAGGCCACCAGAATCGTCCAGTACAGGAATTCCGGGGGCAGTCAAATACCCAAATACCAGATTATCTGGAATAAAGAAAACCTGGTTTTTTTAGTAAGAAGCAACTCCCACCTTGAAAGTTCTTCACTGGAGCTGGCAAAGGCAACAGGGCAGTAATAATTAACAATACCTTCTTTTTTTTACCAACAACAACAAAGGATATGTAATAGTAGTGCCCACATTGATAGTAAACGAGGTGTTATTATTACCTTAAAAAATGGATTTCAATTAAAATATTTGCTCATAATTGCCCTTGTGATTTCAATTTTTTGCTCAACTGCACAGGCATGGGAAGATGCGGATCTCGAGCATTGGGCCAGTGGAAAATCCGGCAAGTTATACTGGGGAGATACCCTTGAAAATGGTGTCTATAAGGTTGAAGCCTATGACTTTCCAAGAACCGATAGAAAAGGCCAGATAAATACGCCCTATGTCGGAATAAATCTGTACAAGGACGGCGAACTGGTTGCCAGCGACAGTATGCTGATATGGGATTCGTTCATGTATGAAGGTGAAGTAAGAGTAACGGTCAAAAGTATTATGTCAGCCAGTGATATTAACTGGCAGGACGATACCTATAAACCCTGGGCAGAAGTGAGCGTAGAACTGCGCGGACTTCCTGATGTGGCCATCTCTATTGGGACAGACAAGGATACCTACAAAGTTACCGACAAAAAGATATCTGTTACACTTACGGCAAAGAACAGTGGCACTGCTCCTCTGGAGGATGTAAAAATGTACGTGGATTTCGGGAAATTGGAATTTGACCCCACAAGCCCAAATAAAAAGACCGATTTCACGTACAAGGATATCCACCACGCTGCTTCGGTAACCGAAACCTTCATCCTGAAAGTTCCTTCTGATATGAAGGATACTGACTACGAGATAACAGCCAATGTTACCGGCATAGATGAAAAAGATGAAAGTCATGAATTTAATGGTAGCGGTGACCTTACAGTCGAAAATATGATCACTATCATAAAGAACACAAGGGAAGATATCTTCATGACCGATACGGCATTTGTGCAACTAATAATCAGTAACAATGGCGCTTATGCAGTGAAAAGTATCGAACTGGAAGATACCCTTGGAGATTACTTTGAGTTGATCGGCAGTTCTTCCCTTGTGTGGAATTTTGACCTTGGAGCAGGTGAGTTCAAAGACTACAAATATACTATCAAACCCGTAAAACCAAACAAGAATGGATATACCCTTCCTGAAGCAAAAGCCAGCTGGATGGTGAATGGGATCGAGTATAACCAGACATCCGAATCACCTAAGATCATTGTACACGGCTCAAAAATACTTCTTGAGAAAACCGTTAGTCCTACCAAGGCTAATCCTAATACGAACCTGACAGTTACCGTCACTGCAACAAATGTTGGTGACGTTAAGGCCAGTGTAGAGATCTTTGACCAATCGCCATTACCTGAGAATGTAATTTTAGTAAGCGGTGAAATGTACACGAAAAAAGTAATCGGTGAAGAGGACAGTGTCAGTTTGAGCTATGTTATCAAGGCAGAAACGAATGGGTTTTATGAATTGCCCAAAGCAACAGCCAAATTCTTTGACCTCCAGTTATACCGCAGCGAAGAATTATCCAACTCCCCGATATTCACTTCAGGAAATCCACCACCTGCAGGTCAAACCCCTCGTCCTGGTGAGACCTATACACCCAAACCCACACCAGTTCCCACAGCAACCCCGGAAGAACCCGGTTTTGGGATTCTTACAGCCATAATGGGCGTATGTTTGGCCATGTTCATATCCATGCATCGGCATTAACCGGGAGATAACAATGGAGCCGATAATTGATGTGATCAAATCCCGCAGGAGTGTCAGGCAGTTTTTAGACCGGCCTGTTGAAGATGATCTTATCGCAGAGATCCTTGAAGCTGGCCGGTGGGCGCCGTCCGGCCTGAACAACCAGCCCTGGCGTTTTGTAGTGGTCAGAGACAGACGACTTATAGCCGCACTGGCAGAATGTACCCGGTACGGCGCGATTATTCTGGGGACATCCCTTTTGATCGCAGTATTCCTTGATGAAGATGTGATGTATGACCACACCAAGGATACCTTAGCCTGCGGTGCAGCCATACAGAACATGTTACTTGCAACCCACGGTACCGGACTGGGTGCCGTTTGGCTGGGCGAGATATTGAACCGAAAAGCTGAAGTGTGCCGCATTCTTGAAGCACCGGGCTCAATGGAACTGATGGCAGTTATTGCAGTTGGTTATCCCGCTCCGGGTGGCAGCAATCCAGGGGTGCGTCGCGATATTTCGGAGATTGCTTTTGCAGAGCGGTTCAACAAGCCTATTTCTTAAATAGTACCATTGTACCCAGAAAGATGCTTATAACAAACCCGCCAATACCTGCAATCTGAAGTACAATTTCTCCTCGTGCAAATACCAGTAACGCGGCTGATGATGCCAGCAAAACAATAATGTAAAGACGCTGCAAAATATTGTTGATGAAACGTCTTTTTTTAGCAGCAGTTTCCTGTTTGGTGATGTTTAGCGTTTTTATGATCCTCAAAGTTTCAAATATATCATTGATACCAGCAGGTATGCTTTTAAAAGCTTCATAGATATTGTCCCATTCCATCTGGAAGTCTTCAACCATTTTTGTGGGCGAATACTTTTTCCTGGCAATTTCCCTGGACAGGGCTTTCACTTCATCCATAAGATTAAAATCCGGGTCAAGGTCAAGACAGGTACTCTCAACCAGGACAAGAGCCCTCTCAAGCAGCGAAAATGTGCGAGGCAATGACAGGTCATATTTCAATGCAAGCTTGACAAAATCATCACTGTGCCGTTCACCCCTTCCATAATGCTGCCTGGATATAAGTTCGTCAATATCCCATTTGAAAGCATGAATGTCGATCTCATCAACAGGTTTGTGGGCCATTTTTAACATTGAGTTCGCAACCATGTCAACATCTTTTATGTAGACAGCATAGAACACAGAGTACATATCTTTCATGATACCAGAATCAAGCTTTCCGATAGCGCCGAAGTCAAGATATGCAATATTACCGTTCTTCATAACGAATATGTTGCCTGGATGCGGGTCTGCGTGGAAGAATCCGTCTATATAAACCATTTTGAGGAAACTGGTTGAAATGAGCTTTGCGACCCTTTTTTTCTCAGCAGAATTGAATGTCCTGTATTCCCTTAGCGTTACACCGTAAATATGTTCCATTACAATAATATTGTCATTGGTCAACTCCCAGTAGACCTTGGGAATATGTACCTGGTTGAAATCTTTGAAATTCTCCCTGAAGCGTTCCATATTGAAAGCTTCATTGCGGTAATCCAGTTCACGGTTCAACATGGTCTTGAATTCTTCAAGAAAACCGTCAACGTCAATCTTATCATTGATCTTTAGCAATTTCAGGAAAATGAATTTCAGATCATATAATATATCCAGGTCAAGATTGATCACATCCATCATACCCGGCCTTGCAATCTTGACCGCTACATCCTCCCCGTTCAGTACGGCTTCGTATACCTGGGCAATGGAGGCACTGGCAATCGGTTCTGTGTTAAAATCATCAAAGAGTGCAGTAAAATCGCTATGTACTCCGGTGTCATTTGATGTAGTACCACATATAACGCTAAATGCTTCCTGCATCCTTTCAAAATCGTACGGTTGTACTCTTTCCTGAAGTTTTTCCAGTTCTGCGCCATATTCAACAGGAACAATATCAGGCCGTTTACTCATGGCCTGACCAAGTTTGATAAAACTGGGCCCAAGCTCTTCTAAAGCCATACGGAGTTTTACTGAATTGGACCTGCGCTCAAAATCTATCGGACAGGTACACAGGTCTACCGGTTCCGCTCTTTGCCTGGATTCTTTAGATAAG
The DNA window shown above is from ANME-2 cluster archaeon and carries:
- a CDS encoding PGF-CTERM sorting domain-containing protein; the protein is SERVDISKNGGKEMNKKISAVLISALMVLTMFTALVPSASAARTVQAPYEFMGVVNQTPIDSEYFNVSAESRTSPSILYYDLDDQAGYETLSFYTYIDEELTIKEGHLTYTTSAWDDEDGNTFVAWLGEKYYVVENSSSKWIISDLIVDEDDSDDHLLRVGETLTLAEGWSITALEIDVDGKKAWMSLSKDGEEVSNKVVKEFGSDDAAGTGYFVYEDDLGANDDSEVMNFTVETVFAGMNTNLVKINDIDLISLDVLEIKSSTNDVVKDFDVKNMSQYTITVDNADDISLAEDGVVEIMDDRFAIRVTDGKSMAGLGKIIIIEGDGTHTATRTATPTPTVTQVGTEPGTGTEPGTATATATATATEVVPTPTPTKEPGFEAVFAVAGLLAVAYLVLRQRD
- a CDS encoding nitroreductase family protein, whose protein sequence is MEPIIDVIKSRRSVRQFLDRPVEDDLIAEILEAGRWAPSGLNNQPWRFVVVRDRRLIAALAECTRYGAIILGTSLLIAVFLDEDVMYDHTKDTLACGAAIQNMLLATHGTGLGAVWLGEILNRKAEVCRILEAPGSMELMAVIAVGYPAPGGSNPGVRRDISEIAFAERFNKPIS
- a CDS encoding AarF/ABC1/UbiB kinase family protein — protein: MFSKIKRYMKITRVFYKYRLFSILSKESRQRAEPVDLCTCPIDFERRSNSVKLRMALEELGPSFIKLGQAMSKRPDIVPVEYGAELEKLQERVQPYDFERMQEAFSVICGTTSNDTGVHSDFTALFDDFNTEPIASASIAQVYEAVLNGEDVAVKIARPGMMDVINLDLDILYDLKFIFLKLLKINDKIDVDGFLEEFKTMLNRELDYRNEAFNMERFRENFKDFNQVHIPKVYWELTNDNIIVMEHIYGVTLREYRTFNSAEKKRVAKLISTSFLKMVYIDGFFHADPHPGNIFVMKNGNIAYLDFGAIGKLDSGIMKDMYSVFYAVYIKDVDMVANSMLKMAHKPVDEIDIHAFKWDIDELISRQHYGRGERHSDDFVKLALKYDLSLPRTFSLLERALVLVESTCLDLDPDFNLMDEVKALSREIARKKYSPTKMVEDFQMEWDNIYEAFKSIPAGINDIFETLRIIKTLNITKQETAAKKRRFINNILQRLYIIVLLASSAALLVFARGEIVLQIAGIGGFVISIFLGTMVLFKK